The following are from one region of the Paenibacillus bovis genome:
- a CDS encoding PQQ-dependent sugar dehydrogenase, whose product MFKMHEKGKIVTLALLLALPASAYAAEPQATAPAAEQTAPAASGDSSTSTSTDKESTSSAAKSKASLTDSLKGGYTTAATKLMVPWSMQFAGDTVYITQRVGGIVQVKNGKQTLQKVQTKKPLRVVGEAGLTGFVLDPNFAKNKMAYIYHAYEEKGEGFNRIVKVKLTGNTWKEQSELLKGIPGGRIHEGGRLAIGPDGMLYSTAGETNRRELSQDLKSYGGKILRMTTAGKIPKDNPIKNSYVYAYGLRNSQGIAWTSDGKLYASDHGPSGAPIPGGGTDRTGLDEINLIKPGANYGWPEVMGKETAKGMTPPLYVASSKAIAPSGIAVTPNDTILVATLAGESLKEFDPKTKKMTDVLTGVGRVRDVAVHNGKIYVLTNNTSGGDGDPGSNDDRLLILK is encoded by the coding sequence ATGTTCAAAATGCATGAAAAAGGAAAAATAGTCACACTTGCTCTGCTGCTGGCCCTGCCGGCTTCTGCCTACGCAGCGGAACCACAGGCGACAGCGCCAGCAGCAGAACAAACGGCGCCGGCTGCATCAGGTGACTCTTCTACTTCAACATCTACGGATAAAGAATCTACTTCATCTGCTGCCAAGTCCAAAGCCAGCCTCACGGATTCACTAAAAGGTGGCTACACAACAGCAGCCACTAAACTCATGGTACCGTGGTCGATGCAATTTGCCGGAGATACCGTATATATTACGCAGCGTGTAGGCGGCATTGTGCAGGTCAAAAACGGCAAGCAGACGCTGCAAAAAGTACAGACCAAAAAGCCGCTGCGGGTAGTCGGCGAAGCGGGTCTGACCGGTTTTGTGCTTGATCCGAATTTTGCCAAAAACAAAATGGCCTACATTTATCATGCTTACGAAGAAAAAGGCGAGGGTTTCAACCGGATCGTCAAAGTCAAACTAACCGGCAATACGTGGAAAGAGCAAAGCGAGCTGCTGAAAGGCATTCCGGGTGGACGTATTCACGAAGGCGGACGTCTGGCAATCGGCCCGGATGGTATGCTGTATAGCACTGCTGGCGAGACCAACCGTCGTGAGCTGTCCCAGGATCTGAAAAGCTACGGCGGCAAGATCCTGCGCATGACGACAGCCGGCAAAATCCCAAAAGACAATCCGATCAAAAATTCCTATGTCTACGCTTACGGACTGCGCAATTCCCAGGGCATCGCCTGGACATCTGACGGCAAGCTGTACGCTTCCGATCATGGCCCAAGCGGCGCACCGATTCCGGGCGGCGGTACCGACCGTACCGGTCTCGACGAGATCAACCTGATCAAGCCTGGCGCCAACTATGGCTGGCCGGAAGTGATGGGCAAAGAAACCGCCAAAGGAATGACGCCGCCGCTGTATGTAGCGAGCTCCAAAGCGATTGCTCCATCCGGTATTGCGGTGACGCCGAATGATACGATTCTGGTAGCGACATTGGCAGGAGAAAGCCTCAAAGAATTCGATCCAAAAACCAAAAAGATGACGGATGTATTGACCGGTGTCGGACGCGTACGCGATGTTGCCGTACATAACGGCAAGATTTATGTACTGACCAACAATACATCCGGCGGAGACGGTGATCCGGGATCGAATGATGATCGGCTGCTGATTTTGAAGTGA
- a CDS encoding carboxymuconolactone decarboxylase family protein: MTHPTILSSARESYGEIAPEFVRYSEDLLFGEVWRREELSLRDRSMITVAALTAGGMVEQMPYHMRLAMQNGVQSYELVEAITHLAFYTGWPRAAAALTAAKQVLTQSDQPDPKEQK; encoded by the coding sequence ATGACTCATCCAACAATTCTATCCAGTGCCAGAGAATCTTACGGAGAGATTGCGCCGGAATTTGTCCGTTATTCGGAAGATCTATTATTTGGAGAAGTATGGAGACGTGAAGAGCTGTCCTTGCGTGACCGCAGCATGATTACGGTAGCGGCGCTTACAGCTGGAGGAATGGTGGAGCAGATGCCATATCATATGCGTCTGGCTATGCAGAATGGAGTGCAGTCCTACGAGTTGGTAGAAGCAATCACCCATCTGGCCTTTTATACAGGTTGGCCTCGTGCAGCAGCTGCCCTGACAGCAGCCAAACAAGTGCTGACACAATCGGATCAGCCTGACCCTAAAGAACAGAAGTAG
- a CDS encoding tautomerase family protein: MPFIRVSYMEQHYGEVQLKHISQVIMKALVDHFNVPEDDCFQAFHAHKKEEFYYHPHYLNVQRSDGLIFIHITCKSGRSIRQKTGLYQQLAQQLSIEVPMRQEDVFIVINENEFADWSFGNGIAQMISVSEEVSE; this comes from the coding sequence ATGCCTTTTATCCGGGTCAGTTATATGGAGCAGCACTATGGAGAGGTTCAGTTAAAGCATATCAGTCAGGTCATTATGAAAGCGTTGGTTGATCATTTCAATGTACCGGAAGATGATTGTTTTCAAGCTTTTCATGCCCATAAGAAAGAAGAATTTTATTATCATCCCCATTATCTGAATGTACAGCGAAGTGATGGACTGATCTTTATTCATATTACCTGTAAATCTGGCCGATCGATTCGGCAAAAAACAGGTCTGTATCAACAGCTGGCACAGCAGCTGAGTATTGAAGTGCCCATGCGTCAGGAAGACGTATTTATCGTTATTAACGAGAACGAGTTCGCCGATTGGTCATTCGGTAATGGAATTGCCCAGATGATCTCTGTCTCAGAGGAGGTATCCGAATGA
- a CDS encoding LysR family transcriptional regulator, translated as MDLKELVAFQTIVQEKTFSRAAEKLNYAQSTITNQIQRLEKELGIQLFKRGWDVQLTPAGQIFAAEVDHLIRHWNDTAELARSLQQEQIGTLRIGGIESAIHRIMPNAMRQLQQDRPRMTCEITTSSTDRLVEELWSDRLDFAICGCPADASAFYFDPLYEEKTILVADHNHPLCQSGSASFNDVLGYPLIAGGPTCLYHLQFSRYLSRYQTSPSLMHSVTPISLIPPMVKHTSAIGVVLESTPLLSGIQQIDVELELSFIPVGILQLRQAHYSKQSPANLLQEIIKEHIKG; from the coding sequence ATGGACCTAAAGGAACTTGTCGCTTTTCAAACGATTGTGCAGGAGAAGACCTTCTCCCGGGCCGCAGAAAAATTGAATTATGCCCAGTCCACTATAACCAACCAGATTCAGCGGCTGGAAAAAGAACTGGGCATTCAACTATTTAAACGGGGATGGGATGTTCAGCTTACACCAGCCGGACAGATTTTTGCAGCAGAGGTAGATCATTTGATCCGTCATTGGAATGACACGGCTGAGCTCGCCAGATCACTGCAGCAGGAGCAGATTGGCACGCTGCGAATTGGTGGAATTGAATCGGCCATTCATAGGATCATGCCGAATGCCATGCGCCAGCTGCAGCAGGACAGACCACGAATGACCTGCGAGATTACAACCAGCAGTACCGATAGGCTGGTTGAGGAATTGTGGAGTGACCGGCTGGATTTCGCTATTTGCGGGTGTCCCGCTGATGCATCCGCTTTTTATTTTGATCCTCTGTATGAGGAGAAAACCATCCTCGTTGCGGATCATAATCATCCACTGTGCCAGTCTGGCTCTGCTTCATTTAACGATGTTCTAGGCTATCCGCTTATTGCTGGAGGACCTACCTGTTTATATCATCTTCAATTTTCCAGGTATCTGTCCCGCTATCAGACATCCCCGTCCCTAATGCATTCGGTGACCCCAATCTCACTGATTCCTCCTATGGTCAAGCACACTTCTGCTATAGGTGTTGTTCTGGAATCGACACCCTTACTTTCAGGAATCCAACAGATTGACGTGGAATTGGAACTTTCTTTTATTCCCGTAGGAATATTACAGCTGCGCCAGGCACATTATTCCAAGCAATCTCCTGCCAACTTGCTGCAGGAAATAATCAAGGAACATATTAAGGGCTAA